In Mycobacterium sp. Aquia_216, a genomic segment contains:
- the kasB gene encoding 3-oxoacyl-ACP synthase KasB, giving the protein MTELVTGKALPNVVVTGIAMSTALATDAESTWKLLLDSQSGIRTLEDSFVEVYDLPVRIGGHLHEDFDHGLTRAERHRMGWLQKMAAILSRRVWENAGSPEVDPNRLLVSVGTGLGSAEQIVFSYDDIRARGGKAVSPLAVAKYMPNGPAAAIGLERRARGGILTPVSACASGSEGLAQAWRNIVLGEADIAICGGVEVRIEAVAIAAFAQMRIVMSTRNDDPAGACRPFDRDRTGFVFGEAGALMVIETEEHAKARGANILARIMGASITSDGYHMVAPDPNGARAGHAISRAIQLAGLTPEDIDHVNAHATGTSVGDLAEGKAINNALGSTRPAVYAPKAALGHSVGAVGAVESILTVLALRDQVVPPTLNLENLDPEIDLDVVSGKPRPGDYRYAINNSFGFGGHNVAIAFGRY; this is encoded by the coding sequence ATGACAGAGCTGGTCACGGGGAAAGCATTACCGAATGTGGTGGTTACCGGCATCGCCATGTCCACCGCACTGGCTACCGACGCCGAGAGCACTTGGAAGTTGTTGCTGGACAGCCAAAGCGGCATCCGCACTCTTGAAGACTCGTTTGTCGAAGTCTATGACCTGCCGGTACGCATCGGCGGGCACCTGCACGAGGATTTCGACCACGGATTGACGCGCGCCGAGCGGCACCGGATGGGGTGGCTGCAGAAGATGGCAGCCATCTTGAGCCGCCGGGTGTGGGAGAACGCCGGTTCACCCGAGGTCGACCCCAACCGGTTGCTGGTTTCTGTCGGCACCGGCCTGGGCTCGGCCGAACAAATCGTCTTCAGCTACGACGACATACGCGCGCGCGGCGGCAAGGCGGTCTCCCCGCTTGCGGTGGCCAAGTACATGCCTAATGGCCCCGCCGCGGCAATCGGCCTGGAACGACGCGCCAGGGGCGGGATACTCACCCCGGTTTCGGCGTGCGCGTCCGGTTCGGAAGGCCTCGCCCAGGCCTGGCGCAATATCGTCCTGGGCGAGGCCGACATCGCGATTTGCGGCGGCGTCGAGGTCAGGATCGAGGCGGTGGCGATCGCGGCGTTTGCCCAGATGCGCATCGTGATGTCGACCCGCAACGACGACCCCGCCGGGGCCTGCCGACCGTTTGACCGGGATCGGACCGGCTTCGTGTTCGGCGAGGCCGGCGCGCTGATGGTGATCGAGACCGAGGAGCACGCGAAAGCCCGAGGCGCCAACATCCTGGCCCGGATCATGGGCGCCAGCATCACCTCGGACGGCTACCACATGGTGGCACCGGACCCCAACGGCGCGCGCGCCGGGCACGCGATCAGCCGGGCGATTCAGCTGGCCGGGCTGACACCTGAGGACATCGATCACGTCAATGCCCACGCCACGGGCACCTCGGTGGGTGATCTGGCCGAGGGCAAGGCCATCAACAACGCGCTGGGCAGCACCAGGCCGGCGGTCTACGCGCCCAAGGCCGCGCTGGGCCATTCGGTGGGTGCGGTCGGCGCGGTGGAGTCCATCCTGACCGTGCTGGCGCTACGGGATCAGGTGGTGCCGCCGACACTGAATTTGGAAAATCTCGATCCAGAGATCGACTTGGACGTGGTGTCCGGCAAGCCACGGCCCGGTGATTACCGGTACGCGATCAACAACTCGTTCGGCTTCGGCGGCCACAATGTGGCCATAGCTTTCGGCCGGTACTGA
- a CDS encoding nucleoside hydrolase — protein MTEPSPVFADVDTGVDDALALIYLLASPDADLVGIASTGGNVGVQQVCANNLGLLELCRVTGVPVSKGADETLTGPLRTPSQVHGPRGLGYADVPPSDAALTEHDSATAWVRAAQAHPGELIGVATGPLTNLALALRAEPALPNLLRRLVIMGGSYDHIGNTTAVAEWNISVDPEAAAEVFAAWSAENVGPQRLPILCGLDLTRNVAITPEILARLADAAGSTSTMMSVDDKRGTRSTASNPVIRVIEDAMRFYLEGYYDNGHGFLAHLHDPLAAAVALDPELIATRSGRVDVELAGTLTRGMTVTDWRREPNARIGVGVDPAVFFDRFIERVGPFARRLSP, from the coding sequence GTGACCGAACCCTCGCCGGTGTTCGCCGATGTCGACACCGGTGTCGACGACGCGTTGGCCTTGATATACCTGCTGGCCAGCCCGGACGCCGACCTGGTCGGCATCGCCTCGACCGGTGGAAACGTCGGTGTACAACAGGTTTGCGCCAACAATCTGGGCCTGCTCGAGCTGTGCCGGGTCACCGGCGTCCCGGTGTCGAAGGGGGCTGACGAAACCCTCACCGGCCCACTGCGCACGCCCTCGCAAGTCCACGGCCCGCGGGGCCTGGGGTATGCCGACGTACCGCCGAGCGACGCTGCGCTGACCGAGCACGACTCGGCGACCGCCTGGGTGCGCGCGGCACAGGCGCATCCCGGCGAGCTGATCGGCGTGGCGACCGGCCCGCTGACGAATCTGGCGCTGGCGCTGCGTGCCGAGCCCGCACTGCCGAACCTGTTGCGCCGGTTGGTCATCATGGGCGGCTCCTATGACCACATCGGCAATACGACCGCCGTGGCGGAATGGAATATCAGCGTGGATCCCGAGGCGGCCGCCGAGGTGTTCGCGGCCTGGTCGGCTGAAAATGTTGGACCGCAGCGGCTTCCGATCTTGTGCGGCTTGGACCTGACCCGCAACGTAGCGATCACACCGGAAATCCTGGCGAGATTGGCGGACGCCGCAGGATCGACGTCGACGATGATGAGCGTCGACGACAAACGGGGAACCCGCTCGACGGCGTCCAATCCGGTGATCCGGGTAATCGAAGACGCGATGCGGTTCTATCTCGAGGGCTACTACGACAACGGGCACGGATTTCTGGCGCATCTGCACGACCCCCTGGCCGCGGCGGTGGCGTTGGACCCCGAACTCATCGCAACCCGTTCCGGCCGGGTGGACGTCGAGTTGGCCGGGACGCTGACCCGCGGCATGACGGTGACCGACTGGCGCCGGGAACCCAACGCGCGCATCGGTGTTGGCGTCGACCCGGCGGTGTTCTTCGACCGGTTCATCGAACGCGTGGGGCCGTTCGCGCGTCGACTCTCCCCGTGA
- a CDS encoding SDR family oxidoreductase: MRYVVTGGTGFIGRRVVARLLDTRPDAQVWVLVRRQSLGRFERLASHWGERAKPLVGELPELELSDQTVAELGRVDHVVHCAAIYDVTAGEAEQRAANVEGTRAVIGLAQRLDATFHHVSSIAVAGDFAGEYTEDDFDVGQQLPTAYHQTKFEAELLARSQPGLRYRIYRPAVVVGDSRTGEMDKIDGPYYFFGVLAKLAVLPSLTPILLPDTGRTNIVPVDYVVDALVALLHADGYDGQTFHLTSPETIGLRGIYRGIAKTAGLPPLRGSLPRSIAAPVLKARGRARRVRNMAATQLGIPAEVLDLVDLAPTFVSEATQNALRGSGIEVPDFASYAPKLWRYWAEHLDPDRARRDDPQGPLQGRHVIITGASSGIGRASAIAVAERGATVFALARNGSALDELVAEVRANGGQAHAFTCDVTDSASVEHTIKDILGQFGHVDYLVNNAGRSIRRSVVNSTDRLHDYERVMAVNYFGAVRMVLALLPHWRERRFGHVVNVSSAGVLARNPKYSSYLPTKAALDAFSDVVASETLSDHITFTNIHMPLVKTPMIVPSQRLNPVAPISPERAAAMVVRGLVEKPARIDTPLGTLAEAGNYLVPRTSRRILHQVYLGYPDSAAALGVSPDSSDAKSVRRRPRRPARGVGRIGIPRPVRKAVRLVPGVHW, from the coding sequence ATGCGGTATGTCGTTACCGGCGGTACCGGGTTTATCGGTCGCCGCGTCGTAGCTCGCTTGTTGGATACCCGGCCCGATGCGCAAGTGTGGGTCCTGGTCCGGCGCCAGTCGCTGGGACGCTTCGAACGGCTGGCCTCCCACTGGGGTGAGCGCGCCAAACCGCTGGTCGGCGAGCTGCCGGAGCTGGAGCTGTCCGACCAGACGGTCGCCGAGCTGGGCCGGGTCGACCATGTGGTGCACTGCGCGGCGATCTACGACGTCACGGCCGGCGAGGCCGAACAGCGCGCCGCCAACGTCGAGGGCACCCGCGCCGTGATCGGGCTGGCGCAACGGCTCGACGCCACGTTCCATCACGTGTCGTCGATCGCGGTGGCCGGGGATTTCGCCGGCGAGTACACCGAAGACGACTTCGACGTCGGCCAGCAGCTACCCACCGCGTACCACCAGACGAAGTTCGAGGCCGAGTTGCTGGCGCGGTCGCAACCCGGACTGCGCTACCGCATCTACCGCCCGGCCGTCGTGGTCGGCGATTCGCGCACCGGCGAGATGGACAAGATCGACGGCCCCTATTACTTCTTCGGCGTGCTGGCCAAGCTGGCCGTGTTGCCGTCGCTGACCCCGATCCTGCTGCCTGACACCGGGCGCACCAACATCGTCCCGGTCGACTACGTCGTCGACGCGCTCGTAGCACTGCTGCACGCCGACGGTTACGATGGCCAGACGTTCCACCTGACCTCGCCGGAAACCATTGGGCTGCGCGGCATTTACCGCGGCATCGCCAAGACCGCGGGACTGCCACCGCTTCGCGGCTCGTTGCCTCGTTCGATCGCCGCGCCGGTGCTGAAGGCCCGTGGACGCGCCAGACGGGTGCGCAACATGGCGGCCACCCAGCTCGGGATTCCCGCCGAGGTGCTGGACCTCGTGGACCTGGCTCCCACCTTCGTCAGCGAGGCGACGCAAAACGCGTTGCGCGGCAGCGGAATCGAAGTCCCCGATTTTGCCAGCTACGCACCCAAGCTGTGGCGGTACTGGGCCGAGCATCTCGATCCCGATCGCGCCCGCCGCGACGACCCGCAGGGTCCGCTGCAGGGCCGGCACGTGATCATCACCGGCGCATCCAGCGGTATCGGCCGCGCCTCGGCGATCGCGGTCGCCGAGCGCGGGGCGACGGTGTTCGCGCTGGCCCGCAACGGCTCCGCACTCGACGAGCTGGTCGCCGAGGTTCGCGCCAACGGCGGCCAGGCCCACGCATTCACCTGCGACGTCACCGATTCGGCGTCGGTGGAGCACACCATCAAGGACATCCTGGGCCAGTTCGGTCATGTCGACTACCTGGTGAACAACGCGGGCCGTTCGATTCGCCGTTCGGTGGTCAACTCCACCGATCGGCTGCACGACTACGAGCGGGTGATGGCCGTCAACTACTTCGGCGCGGTCCGAATGGTGCTCGCGCTGCTCCCGCACTGGCGGGAACGCCGGTTCGGTCACGTGGTCAACGTCTCCAGTGCGGGCGTGTTGGCCCGTAATCCGAAGTACAGCTCGTATCTGCCGACGAAGGCCGCGCTGGACGCGTTCTCCGACGTGGTCGCCTCGGAGACGCTGTCCGACCACATCACATTCACCAACATCCATATGCCACTGGTCAAGACGCCCATGATCGTGCCGTCGCAGCGGCTCAACCCGGTGGCGCCGATCAGCCCCGAACGGGCGGCGGCGATGGTGGTGCGCGGGCTGGTCGAAAAGCCGGCGCGCATCGACACTCCGCTGGGCACGCTCGCCGAGGCGGGCAACTACCTCGTGCCCAGGACTTCGCGGCGAATCCTGCACCAGGTCTATCTGGGTTACCCTGATTCTGCTGCCGCGCTGGGAGTTTCGCCGGACAGCAGCGACGCAAAGAGCGTACGCCGGCGACCCAGGCGCCCGGCGCGCGGCGTCGGCCGCATCGGGATCCCCCGACCGGTCCGCAAGGCGGTCCGCCTGGTGCCCGGAGTTCATTGGTGA
- a CDS encoding histidine phosphatase family protein: MATRSMIGKAFWKTGAVLVVALVVGACGGSAQARAITVTFIRNAQTQADADGVINTDPPGPGLTAEGKGQAQQLAHRSGRNDFDAVYASAMAEAQQTAGPLAGELGKQVEVLSGVQSLGAGWYNGKPETMAGSTYLLAPVDWINGDVADSIPGSISGKQFNDEFTAAVNKVYNSGHSKPVVFSQGAAIMAWTLMNAKNGKNTLLTSHPLPNTGRVVITGNPTDGWTLVEWDGIRNFS; the protein is encoded by the coding sequence ATGGCCACGCGCAGCATGATCGGAAAGGCGTTCTGGAAAACAGGAGCCGTACTCGTCGTAGCGCTCGTCGTCGGTGCGTGCGGCGGATCGGCGCAGGCGCGCGCCATCACGGTGACCTTCATCCGCAACGCGCAGACTCAAGCCGACGCCGACGGGGTGATCAACACCGACCCGCCCGGCCCCGGCCTCACCGCCGAGGGCAAGGGACAGGCCCAGCAGCTAGCGCATCGGAGCGGCCGCAACGACTTCGACGCCGTCTACGCCTCCGCCATGGCCGAGGCACAGCAGACCGCCGGGCCGCTGGCCGGCGAACTCGGCAAGCAGGTCGAGGTCCTGTCCGGCGTGCAGTCACTGGGCGCCGGCTGGTACAACGGCAAACCCGAAACGATGGCGGGTTCGACGTACTTGTTGGCGCCGGTGGACTGGATCAACGGCGACGTCGCGGACAGCATCCCGGGATCGATCAGCGGGAAGCAGTTCAACGACGAGTTCACCGCCGCGGTGAACAAGGTCTACAACAGCGGCCACAGCAAGCCGGTCGTGTTCTCCCAGGGTGCGGCGATCATGGCGTGGACGCTGATGAACGCCAAAAACGGCAAGAACACCCTGCTGACCAGCCATCCCCTGCCGAACACCGGTCGCGTGGTGATCACCGGCAACCCGACGGACGGCTGGACGCTGGTCGAGTGGGACGGCATCCGCAACTTCAGCTGA
- a CDS encoding MaoC/PaaZ C-terminal domain-containing protein — protein sequence MAIDPSAIGAVTEPTLFEWTDRDTLLYALGVGAGLDDLSLTTENSHEITQQVLPTYAVICCPAFAAASKIGKFNWAKLLHGSQGIRLHAPLPAAGKLSVVAEVADLQDKGEGKNAIVMLRGRGTDPDSGQLVAETLTTLVLRGEGGFGGHPGQRPIAPEFPDREPDISLALPTREDQALIYRLSGDRNPLHSDPWFARELAGFPKPILHGLCSYGVSGRALVAGLGNGVAANITSIESRFSSPVFPGETLTTLIWRTEPGKAVFRTEAASGVEGAGGEAARVVLDDGAVEYVQS from the coding sequence ATGGCGATTGACCCGAGTGCTATCGGCGCCGTGACCGAGCCGACGTTGTTCGAATGGACCGATCGGGACACGTTGCTCTACGCCCTCGGCGTCGGCGCGGGACTCGACGACCTGTCGCTCACCACCGAGAACAGCCACGAGATCACCCAGCAGGTGCTGCCCACCTATGCGGTGATCTGCTGCCCCGCGTTCGCGGCGGCAAGCAAGATAGGAAAGTTCAACTGGGCCAAGCTGTTACACGGCTCGCAAGGAATCCGTCTGCACGCGCCACTGCCCGCGGCGGGCAAGCTCTCGGTGGTGGCCGAGGTCGCCGACCTGCAGGACAAGGGCGAGGGCAAGAACGCGATCGTGATGCTGCGCGGCCGCGGCACCGACCCGGACTCGGGGCAGCTGGTCGCCGAGACGTTGACCACGCTGGTGCTCCGCGGCGAGGGCGGATTCGGCGGGCACCCGGGTCAGCGTCCCATTGCCCCGGAATTCCCGGATCGTGAGCCCGATATCAGCCTCGCTTTGCCCACCCGCGAGGACCAGGCGCTGATCTACCGGCTGTCCGGTGACCGCAACCCGCTGCACAGCGACCCGTGGTTCGCCCGGGAGTTGGCCGGGTTTCCCAAGCCGATCCTGCACGGGCTGTGCAGTTACGGGGTGTCGGGCCGCGCGCTGGTCGCCGGGCTCGGCAACGGGGTCGCGGCCAACATCACCTCGATCGAGTCACGCTTCAGCTCGCCGGTGTTTCCCGGTGAGACGCTGACGACGCTGATCTGGCGTACCGAACCGGGCAAGGCCGTCTTTCGCACGGAGGCGGCTTCTGGCGTCGAAGGTGCTGGGGGTGAGGCCGCGCGGGTGGTGCTCGACGACGGCGCGGTCGAATACGTGCAGAGCTAG
- the otsB gene encoding trehalose-phosphatase produces MPTLEPVTIDPRRHDAVLFDPALHVPQALIAQLRDAGVDTGVFGSAEVGARPGRCVVVAASPAVATAAREAGFALVIEVGDPQDFSEITVRGGDLRMSQLPDASQLLGEDIAARQPAVFFDFDGTLSDIVDDPDSAQLVAGAANALQRLATRCPVAILSGRDLADVTARVGLPGIWYAGSHGFELTAPDGTHHQNDTAATAIAVLDSAAAQLRERLGSIPGVRVEHKRFGVAVHYRNAARDRVGEVTAAVRAAGQRDALRVTTGREVIELRPDVDWDKGRTLRWVLDHLEGSAALTPIFLGDDITDEDAFDAVRADGIPILVRHNDDGDRATAALFALDSPAAAAEFVDRLAQQLNR; encoded by the coding sequence GTGCCCACATTGGAGCCGGTCACCATCGACCCGCGCCGCCACGATGCGGTGCTGTTTGATCCCGCGTTGCACGTTCCGCAAGCGCTGATCGCCCAGCTGCGGGACGCCGGCGTCGACACCGGCGTCTTCGGGTCGGCCGAGGTCGGGGCACGACCGGGACGCTGCGTCGTCGTCGCGGCGAGCCCGGCGGTGGCCACGGCGGCGCGCGAGGCCGGGTTCGCGCTGGTGATCGAGGTCGGGGACCCGCAGGACTTCAGTGAAATCACCGTGCGCGGCGGGGACCTGCGGATGTCGCAGCTTCCCGACGCGTCGCAGCTCCTCGGCGAGGACATCGCCGCCCGGCAGCCGGCGGTGTTCTTCGACTTCGACGGCACGCTGTCGGACATCGTCGACGATCCGGATTCGGCGCAGCTTGTCGCCGGCGCGGCCAATGCGCTGCAGCGGTTGGCCACCCGCTGTCCGGTCGCGATATTGTCCGGCCGCGACCTCGCCGACGTGACGGCTCGGGTCGGCCTGCCCGGTATCTGGTATGCCGGCAGCCACGGATTCGAACTGACCGCACCCGATGGAACACATCACCAAAACGACACCGCGGCCACGGCCATAGCGGTGCTGGATTCCGCGGCCGCTCAGCTACGCGAGCGACTCGGGTCGATTCCGGGTGTCAGGGTCGAGCACAAGCGGTTCGGCGTTGCCGTGCACTACCGCAACGCGGCGCGAGACCGCGTGGGCGAGGTGACGGCAGCGGTGCGCGCGGCGGGTCAGCGCGACGCGCTTCGGGTGACCACCGGCCGCGAAGTCATCGAGCTGCGTCCGGATGTCGACTGGGACAAGGGAAGAACCCTGCGGTGGGTGCTCGATCACCTGGAGGGCTCGGCGGCCCTGACACCCATCTTTCTCGGCGACGACATCACCGACGAGGACGCGTTCGACGCCGTGCGCGCGGACGGGATACCAATCCTGGTGCGGCACAACGACGACGGCGACCGAGCCACCGCCGCGCTGTTCGCGCTGGACAGTCCGGCCGCCGCCGCCGAGTTCGTCGACCGGCTGGCGCAGCAGTTGAACCGCTAG
- a CDS encoding wax ester/triacylglycerol synthase family O-acyltransferase, with protein sequence MVQLTTALDTGFRTAADPDRQASMATGAVAIVDGAVPNLEQLKALLAERIQSIPRCTQVLRTHPLRGTQQWIDDPGFDLSHHLRRVAVPRPGDEADLSRAIAYALERPLELDRPLWECWLIEGLKGKWAILMKVHHHLADATPAAHLLTRLCDDADSEMFTNPPAPKQDSMPVQKSGWADALLRASAVAGTVTSTMAGTIWSAARLSSTGPAVTMRRYSTVRVPLAAVDAVCGKFRVTTNDVALAAITEGFRAVLLHRGEQPRAGSLRTLEKADDISGKLPYLPVEHEDSVQRLRIVHSSLNQPKHQNTGPTITELAANYMPFALCAKALQLVLSRLPQPGIVTLATNAPGPRHQLGLMGATVERLLPIPPTASQLSSGVAVLSYGGELIFGITADYDAAPELQQLAAGIEREMARLTALSQDSVLLFTKDRRKRRTRALRGGVPPSHPTARARH encoded by the coding sequence ATGGTACAACTGACAACGGCTTTGGATACGGGCTTTCGCACGGCCGCGGACCCCGACCGGCAGGCGAGCATGGCGACCGGCGCCGTCGCCATCGTCGACGGCGCCGTACCCAATCTGGAGCAGCTCAAAGCGCTTCTCGCGGAACGAATTCAGTCGATACCGCGATGCACCCAGGTATTGCGAACGCACCCGCTGCGCGGCACCCAGCAATGGATTGACGATCCGGGCTTCGACCTCTCCCATCACCTGCGCCGAGTCGCGGTTCCCCGCCCGGGCGATGAAGCCGACCTGTCGCGGGCGATCGCCTACGCCCTAGAGCGACCCCTCGAGTTGGACCGCCCGCTGTGGGAGTGCTGGCTCATCGAAGGCCTGAAGGGCAAGTGGGCGATCTTGATGAAGGTCCACCACCACCTCGCCGACGCCACTCCCGCGGCCCACCTCCTCACCAGGCTCTGCGACGACGCCGACAGTGAGATGTTCACCAATCCCCCAGCGCCCAAGCAGGATTCGATGCCAGTCCAGAAGTCGGGCTGGGCAGACGCGCTGCTGCGTGCCTCAGCCGTCGCCGGCACCGTCACGAGCACCATGGCCGGTACGATCTGGTCGGCGGCCCGGCTGTCGTCGACCGGCCCGGCGGTCACCATGCGGCGCTACAGCACGGTGCGCGTCCCCCTTGCCGCCGTCGACGCGGTGTGCGGCAAGTTCCGGGTGACCACCAACGACGTCGCACTCGCCGCCATCACCGAGGGCTTCCGCGCCGTGCTGCTGCACCGCGGCGAACAGCCGCGCGCGGGTTCGCTGCGCACGCTGGAGAAGGCCGACGACATCTCGGGCAAGCTGCCGTACCTGCCCGTCGAGCACGAGGATTCGGTGCAGCGCCTGCGGATTGTGCACAGCAGCCTGAACCAGCCCAAGCACCAGAACACCGGGCCGACCATCACGGAACTGGCCGCCAACTACATGCCATTTGCGCTGTGCGCCAAGGCGCTTCAACTGGTACTGAGCCGGCTTCCGCAGCCGGGCATCGTGACTTTGGCCACAAACGCGCCCGGGCCACGCCACCAGTTGGGGCTGATGGGCGCAACGGTGGAACGCTTGCTGCCGATCCCTCCGACCGCTTCGCAGCTGTCCAGCGGAGTCGCGGTGCTGAGCTACGGCGGCGAGCTGATTTTCGGCATCACCGCCGACTACGACGCCGCACCCGAACTCCAGCAGCTCGCGGCCGGCATCGAACGGGAAATGGCGCGACTGACCGCACTGAGCCAAGATTCCGTCCTGCTGTTCACCAAGGATCGGCGCAAGCGACGGACCCGCGCGCTGCGGGGCGGCGTACCCCCGAGCCATCCGACCGCGCGAGCACGCCACTGA